TTTTCGCAAACCAAAACCATATTCCATTCCTCGCGATTCCGGAACCCAGTTTTGCATGGATTTGAGCGTTGTTGCTGAAACAATTCTACCGGAAATCAGTGCCTGGTGAAATTTTATCAGGTCGTTGGGGGTTGAAACGATACCACCACCTGCCCAATCAGCCGACAGGCTAATATTGGTAGAAACGTCTGTTTTAGATGCATAAACTTCTGCCATGCGTGCCGTTTTTTCAATTGGTGCTGAACGTAAATGCATGTAGGTATGCCGCATTTGCAGTGGCTCGAAAAAGTATGCTCTCAAAAAATCATGCAATGTCATTTTGCTTACCTGCTCTACAATTAATCCAAGTAAAATATATTCAGTGTCAGTATAATGGTAATCCGTTCCGGGGGCAAATAGGGGCTGCATTTTCGATTTAGAAAAATCAAGAACCTCTTTCGGGGTCCACATTTTATCAGGAGCAGAAAAAACAAGCTCCAATACATTTGGACTGCCGTCAATTGTTTCTCCTTCAAAATAATCGGGTAGGCCCGAGGTGTGTTGCAGAAGCTGGGCAATAGTAATCGTTTCAGAATAGTCGTTGCCCATAAAAACATGTAAACCGGCTACGATCTCCGAATGCAAATAATTGCTTATTTTATCAGAGAATTGCAAAGCTCCTTGCTCGCACAAAAGGGCAATGGCGGTTGCTGTAAAAGTCTTACCAATGCTGGCGGTATAAAAAGGGTGTGCTGCCGAAACAGCCTCGCCGTTTGTAAAAGTACCGCCAATAAATTCCATGTTAACCGGAGCAGATGGCGAGTAAATGGCAAGAAAAGCATTATGTATATTTTCTTTTGCCAGCTCTTTCTCAAATAGCCGTTGAATCTTTTTTTGCTGTTCATCAATGCTTTTCTTTTCGCTGGTACATTGAACTAAAACGCCAAAAAGAATAAAAATTACGAGCAGGCAGAATTTACATTTATCTATTATTGAAAAATACATGATTCAGCAATTTACGGTTTAAAAAGCATAACCTATCGAAAACTCTCCAAGAAAGCCATTCATAAAAGCATAGTCGTCGCGAAAAACCTCAATTGCATCCAGGGCTTCCTGGCTCGGGTTATTTACTTTAAGTTCATCGTAGACGTAACCATAACCAAGCGCAAAATTCAGAGTAAACCCGCTTTCCCAAATCCAGCGTTTACCAACATTAAGGCCGATGGTACATTCCGGGAGTTTAAAATCAAACTCACCCGATTCCAGGGTTCCATCGCCTTTAATTTTGCGGTAGCGCGTATAAGCTCCGGCATACCACGAGTTTAAGCCTCCTCCAAAATGGTAGCGGTAATTAAGTATAACGGCTTTACCGCTCGATTCAATATTGGCATCAGAATAAGTGTTGGGGATGGTTTCTAAATCGCCGCGTAAAACCAGTCCGTGGTTCTCGCCAAACAGGTGCTCAACATTAGCCGAATAAAATCCAAATGCCACGCCTCCCGGACAAACATTAACAGCTGTTTTGGCCGGGCTTATCCATTTTTCTTTACCCGTTGTCGTTTTGTTTTCATGGCTTTGGGCTTTGGTTGTAGTGGCAATAGTAAGCAATAAAATGGCAGTAATTAGCAAAAATACCGGTTTAGTCGATACTGACTCTTTTGTTGTTCTTGTTTCCTTTTTCATGATGTTTAATTTTTGTTTTGAATGAATTAACTATTGTTCTCTGTTTTGTTATTGTCGTTTGACGATACAAAGATGAGAAACAAAAAAGAGTCATTCGTCCGAAATTGTAATTCCGTACCATTTGGTGAGATTCCGTACTCTTATGAAATCCGGGACTTGTACCACAAAAGGGAAAAGAAGTTATTGTTTAACTGTTTTTAGCCAACTGCCGGGTGTTTGATTTTCTACCTTTTTAAAGTAAGCATTAAATACCGTTTTTGAATTAAAACCACTTTCGTAGGCCAGGCCTAAAAGGGTGAGGTGTGAATTTTTAGGATCGAGCGCCAGTTTTTTGAAATGATCTAATCGAAACTGGTTGATGAACTCGTTAAAATTCATGCCCGTTTTTTCGTTGATAAGGTAAGAGAGTTTGTTGGGGTGAACATTAAAAGATTCAGCCAGTGTGCGCAAATTCAGCTGTGGGTTCAGAAACGGCTGTTGGGTTTCTATTACCTGAACTAACTCTTCTAACTGTTTATTCTCTTCCGTAGAATTGGTGTCATACGAAGTATTAGTTTCTCTCGTTACCTCTATTTCGTCATCAAGCTTAAAGTTTGAAATATGTAATTTATGGAAAGCATCAAATTTGTGTAAGGGGTGAAAAGAGGGGTCTTGTCTGAAATTGATAATTTGTCCGCGCTTTTGTTCGACGTATTTGCCCAAAAGCTCCAATGCTTCCTGTTGATGATCGGTATTTGCCAATGCAAAAAGTTCATACGGAACCATTTGTTGTTTATCCTCTGCAACGGTTTGCCATTTTTTTAATGTACTTGCCGGCAGGGTTTTCATGCCTTTGTTACGAATGTTAAAATAGAGTGTTTTTGCATCGGGGTTTGGCGTGTTGCTTATTGCTGCTTCAAATTCATCTTCTTTGTTTAGCCAGATAAGGCATAAAATACGAAGCTCGGTAGCCAATACAAATTTTGGATTTATTACCAGCGCTTTGTCTATCAGTTGTAAAGCATTTTCGAACTTGCTTTGGTAATAATTGATGTGCGCTAAGGTGTAAAGATGGTTTGCCGAAAGCGGATCAACTGTCATGGCTTTTTGAATATAGGCTTCAGCTTCATCAAAATAACCATGCGATAGCAGCAGTTCGGCCATGGCTTCCAGTCCATCGGTATAAGTCGGATGCTGATTCAGCATGTCAGCCATTTGTTTGTAGCTTGCGCTAAAATCCCACTCCATCCAAAACGAACGCCCAATAAACGACAGGCCGTATTCGGGAAGCGATTTATCCAGGTCGCTGGCAATCATGAAATTTTTAATAGCCAGTTCAAAGCCCTTTTCTGCAGGCATATAACCCCATGCTGCCAGCAATCCATAACTTTGCACCAATCCGTAATAGGCCCGTGCGTATTCCGGGTCGAGCTGTATGGCCGCTTCATAATATTTTGTAGCTTCTGCTATGGAGGGGGCGTCCCACTTTAGCTGCAAGAAATGGCCTTTTAAAAAGAGTTCGTAGGCTTGTGTATTTTTTGTAGCTTTTTTTACCAGCGACTCCTGAATGTTAAAATGACCGAAGTTGTCGCGAATCTGATTGGCTATAAGCAAGCTTATTTCATCTTGTAAGGCAAAAATATCTTCAATTTCACGATCGAAGTTTTGCGACCAGAAATGAATACCATCAAGAGCATTTATTAACTGAGCAGTAATACGAACGCGTTTATTCACCCGCCGTACACTGCCTTCTAAAACCGATGCCACACCAAGTTGCGAAGCTATTTCGCGCACATCGGTATTTTTACCTTTAAATGCAAACGACGAAGTTCGGGCAATCACCTTTAACCCGTTAACTTTTGTAAGTGCATTTATTATCTCTTCGGTTATTCCATCGCTGAAATATTCATTCTCAGGATCAGCACTCATGTTAACAAAAGGCAGAACAACTATGGATTTCTCATTTAACATTCGGGACCTTTAATCATTTATTCTTGTTGCTGTTGACAATAACAGTTTCCATTTTAACAAAGAAAATCATTCTAAGTTGATTAAGCCCCGTAGTTTTAGTAATAAAACAGTTTAAATAGAAATTTGCTTTGTTTTGGAAAGCGAAGCCACAAGCAGATAAATAATCAAAGATGCATTAATTCCAAATATATTTGCATCGAGGTTTAACGGTAGGGGAACTCTTAAAAGAATGAGCAGTAATGTAACAGAGCCACCCGTTAGCATGGAGAATAGTGCGGCAATTTTGTTTGGTCTCTTTGCAAAAAGAGCGGCCAGTACCGGAATAATCATTCCTGAAACCATAAAAGAATAGGAGTGAAGCATGAGTTCAAGAACGCTTGTCATTTTTAATGCCAGGAGCAGAGCAATGGCGCCAATTATCAGGGTAAGTACCTGCGACAACCGAAGACTGTTTGTTCTGTTATGCATACGAAAAACATCGGTAAGTAAGTTGCCGGAAGCGGCCATCAGGCAGCTATCGGCGGTAGACATTATGGCCGAAAAATAGGCCGAAAGAACAATGCCTAAAAATCCAACAGGCAGAACTGTTTTTAGTAAAACCGGTAGTCCCATTTCTGCATCAAGATTGGTAGCATTGTAACCGGGCAAAAGTTGATTTTCCATAGCAACACGAGCAAACATTCCAAGCATTACCCCAATAAAAGCCATTAACGGATATTCAAATAAGCCGGCAATAAACCACCCGCGTTGTGCTGTTTGTGTATTCTTTGATGCATATATTCGTTGGTAAAGCGTCATACCGATAAACCAAATCGGAATAATGGTAAACATCCAGTTAACGATTTGCTGCCACGAAATTGCTCGAAGCGATAAAAAGTCGGGCTCGAGCGTATTTACAATGGCATTGTAGCCACCAATTTCGTAATAGGCAAAGGGTAGCCCAATAAAAATTAGGCCAATCATAAGTATAATCCACTGAATGGTATCGGTATAGATTACCGCTTTTAACCCCCCTAAAACAGTGTATACAACCGCTATTGTGCCCATTATTAAAAGGGCATTATTCAAACTCAGTCCATTAAACGTTGATGCTGCCAGCTTTGCGCCTGCAAGTATTTGCGAGCTGGTAAATCCGAGGTAACCGATAGCTGATATGAGCCCCGCAATTAAGGCGACCCGTTTATCAAAAATAAACTCCAGAAATTGTGGGAACGACAGAAAGCCCTTGCGCCGGGCCAGACCAGCAACCTTTGGAATAAGCAAAACGGCACTCAGCCAGGCACCAAGCAAACCGGTAAATAGAAGCCAGCTACCTGATAGCCCCATGGTAAATCTCAGGCCTCCGAGACCAATTGAAAAGCCACCTCCAACGTCTGTGGCAACGACCGATAATCCGATGTGAATACTGCTGAGTTTTCTTCCACCAACAAAATAATCATCCGTGTTTTTATTTTTTCGAAGAAAATAAACACCAACACCAAGCATGGCGGTTAAGTAGATGCAAAAAATTGACAGATCAATCCAGCCCATTATTTGATATCGACATTAAGCTTAAGGTACGACGATTGATCGACATGTTTTATTAAGCCTTTTTGCATTAAGGAGTAAATTGATTCCTGCCCCTTCGCTGTTGGCAGTTTTAATTCTTTAATAATATCGCCATAAATGTATTTTCCATTGCTTTTAAGGAAAAGTAGTATGGCTTTTTCAAATGGATTTTTAATTTTTTTAATTTCAATTGTTTCTTGTTCTCTCATAAATGTTTTCTTCTCCAATTTTATTTTTTGTTATGGGTTAATTCGTTGTACCTGTTGCAGTTTTTCCAACCTTTTAAGCCCCGGTTACAGAATACATTCCTGAAAATGGGTAAAGGAACATCATTAAACTTTTGCTCGCCTTTATAAAGTGGACAAGTTTCTGCAAAGTGACAACGGTTTCCAAGATTCATATCAAATGTGTTTATACAAAACGTTCATACTTTCTATTTTTCCGGCAATGTGTGTGTTTTTTATTAGGGTGCCCGAATAACAGTAGTTCAATTTTAGAAATGTTTTATTCATGCCAATTGAGTTTAGTCGGGCAATCGTATAAAGCGTTTTTATTCCTTGTTTTTTCATTTCCTTTTCAATAGAATTTAGCAGTAATACCGATAATTTACGGCCACGGTGTTGTGGAAGGGTGGCAAAATCAGTCATTTCTGCATTTTTGCCCTGCACGTCAACTTCTGCCGAAGCTAGTGCTACGAGTTGTCCCTCGGTTACGGCTCCATAATATTGGGTGCCGTTTTCTAGTGATTTTAAAATAAATCCCGGATTGTATATCGGAAATGGGTAGGTTATAAAAACCTCGCGGTAAATCTCCGTTATTCGCTCATAATCTTTTTTATCCAGTCTGCGTACTGTAACATTAGGCACTTCAATTTTATCAGGAGCAGGTGCTGTTTTACTTTCTTCAAGCATTTTACTGAGGTCGCTGAGCCGGTCTGTTTCGATGTTTAGTAAACGGTCGGAACTCAAAAATTTCGAAACAAAAAATGCCGATTCTTTATTCCCGAAAAATGCTGGTATTTGTGCTTCAGGTAAAAATCCGTTTGAAAGAAATTGGGGTGCAGCATAAGCCGGTATTTTGCAAAATATTTTTGTATATCCGTTTTTTCGCGCCAAATCGTTTATTTCCTGAATTATAGTGGGACAATCTTTTTTATCCAGTTTCATCAGGTAAACGCGTTGGTTTAATTGTCCGTGTTGTATAATGCTTCCGTTTCCAATAGTTTCAATTTTATCCTGCATCTTCTTCCCTCCTTGTCATTCGTTCATTGTCTTCGGGTATTAAAGAAATTGCATCATCAGAGTCTGATAATAGTTTTTCAATACCAATTGCTTCTGTTTCATCAACTTCTTTAAGATTTAGATCCAGATTGCAGTCTTCGCAGTTTCTGTCGCACATTTTTGTTTCGTAACTGTCTGGTTACTTGTAAGTTGTTATTACTCCTTCGTAGTTGCGTAAAACCACTTTATTTGTCGACCAGGAAATAATATAGTTAGGCATTACCGGAATTTTACCTCCGCCCCCGGGGGCGTCAATAACATAGGTTGGTCGTGCAAATCCGCTGGTATGGCCTATTAAACTTTCCATAATTTCAATACCTTTTCCAATTGGAGTACGAAAATGTGATAAGCCTTCAGAAAGGTCGCACTGGTATAAGTAATATGGACGCACACGGTTTTGCACCAATTTATGAACTAGTGATTTCATAATTCTCGGACAATCGTTAACGTCGGCTAAAAGAACCGACTGGTTGCCCAGAGGGAAACCTCCATTTGCTAGTTTTGAAAGTGCTTCTTTTGCAGAGGAAGTAATTTCGTTGGGATGATTAAAATGGGTATTTATCCAAAGTGGATGATATTTTCTTAAAATGTCAACAAGTTTGTCGGTAATGCGGTAGGGCAAAACTACAGGCATTCGTGTTCCTAAACGAACAATTTCAACATGAGGGATTTTAGTAATTTCACTCAGTAGCCAATCGATTTTATCATCGGGCAACATTAAGGGGTCGCCACCTGATAAGAGTACGTCTCTAACCTGTGGGGTGTTGGCTATATAATCGATCCCTTTTTTTAGTTGCTCTTTTGACGGCACATAGTCGATGTCGCCAACTTTTCGTTTACGCGTACAATGGCGGCAATACATGCTGCAAATGTTGCTTACATGAAACAACACTCTGTCAGGATAGCGATGAGTTATGCCTTCCACGGGGCTGTCACTGTCTTCTGAAAGGGGATCTTCCAATTCCGACTTTAAGGTTACCAATTCTTCAATACCTCCAAAGCATTGTTTAAATACGGGGTCGTTTTTAAATTCATTTCTATTAATTAACGAAAAGTAATACGGTGTAATTGATAATGGAAACTTTTCAAATGTTGTTATTAGTTGCTTTCGTTCTTCCCCCTCAAACTTAACACCTAAAAGTTCTTCGAATTTCTCAATGCTCTTAATTGAATGTTTAAGCTGCCATCTCCAGTCTTTCCATTTTGATAGTCGTGCTTCGTCTTCAATCTGATGTGCAATTGTCTGTTGTCTGTTGTTGTAAATCATATTTATTAAATTCCTCAAAAAAAATGCGTTTTTATATAAATCGTGGTTTGGTAAAATTACAAAGTACATCAGCCTGCTTTAGCTCGGGGGAGGAGTGTAATGTTTTAGTCTTCTGGTCTTTAATGACTGTTCGAATGGGTGTTCTTCTAGCCTTGTAATTAGCGATTCTGCCAATTGTTGTTTTGTAAACAGTGTTATTTTCATGCCTAATAGTTTCTATGCGAACAAAAGTATAAAAAAATGTGGGCATGCAAATTCAACTTTGTGTTAAATCTATTGTTAATATTGATTTTACATATTGCTAATGCAAATTAAGTTGAATAATAATATATTTGTAAATTGAAATTAATTTCTATAGAAATAAAATATGAGTCGATTAATAATAGCATCAAACCGCTTGCCGGTAATGATTGACAGAAGTGAAGAAGGAATGACAATAACACCCAGTGCGGGTGGCCTGGCAACAGGATTAAAATCATATCATAAAGGCAGCGACAGTGTATGGATTGGCTGGCCGGGTGTAATGCCTAAAAATAAAAAAGAAGCCGATGAAGTAAGTAATTTGTTAAAAACAGAACAATGTTTACCCGTTTTTTTAAACGAAGATTTGATTACGAATTATTACGATGGATTTAGCAATGCAACCCTTTGGCCATTGTTTCATTACTTTACCGAGTTTGCAGAGTTTAACGAAACTTTTTGGGAGGCATATTGTAAAGTAAATGAACTTTTTGCAGAGGCCATTATTGCCAATGCCGAAGAAAATGATGTGGTTTGGGTGCACGATTACCAGTTATTATTATTGCCCAATATTTTGCGCGAAAAACGACCGGATTTAACCATCGGTTTCTTTCTGCATATTCCTTTTCCTTCATATGAATTAATTCGGATTTTACCCTGGCGCGAGGAAATAGTTAACGGACTGCTCGGTGCCGATCTGATAGGTTTCCATACCTATGATTATGCACGCCATTTTATTAGTTCCGTAAAGCGTTTGCTGGGGTATGATGTTGATTTTAACCAAATAAAACTTGATGGACGGCAGGTGTTTATTGATGTGTTTCCGATGGGAATTGATTATAAAAAGTTTGAAACGCATGCACTCGAAATTCAAACAAAACCGGTTCAGGAACGCTCAAAAGAACACCAGGATATTGACCGGTTTTTATTAAGTATGCCCGACCGAAAGTTGATTTTATCTATTGATCGTCTGGATTATACCAAGGGAATTCCGCAGCGTCTGAATGCTTTCAGGTATTTTCTTGAAAAACATCCTGAGTACAGAGAAAAAGTATCGTTGATAATGCTGACTGTACCATCTCGAACCGATGTAGAACAATACCAGAATCTTAAAAACGAGGTAGATGTGCTTGTTGGCAACATTAATGGCGAATTTGGTACATTAAACTGGAATCCCGTAATCTATTTTTATCGTTCTGTTCCTTTCGAAAACCTGATCGAACTTTACAGCTCGGCAGATGTGGCCTTGCTTACTCCATTACGCGACGGAATGAACCTGGTAGCCAAGGAGTATTTGGCATCAAAAGTAAACCATAAAGGGGTATTAATTTTAAGCGAAATGGCCGGCGCATCAAAAGAACTCGGTGAGGCAATTGCGGTAAATCCTAACAATATTCATGATACTGGAGATGCTATTTACAAGGCTTTAACAATTTCGGAAACCGAGCGCGAAAAGGCCATAACCACGATGCAGAAGCGCATTAAACGTTACGATATTCACAAGTGGGCTTCAGAGTTTATGACAGCCTTGCATAATACCATCGAAAAACAATCGGAACACCACGCACGAAAAATTACAACATCTATAAAAAGCAAAATAGTTAATGAGTTTGCAAAAGCAGAATCAAAAGTGTTGTTTTTAGATTACGACGGAACACTTCAACGTTTCTTTGCCAATCCGCAATCGGCAGGGCCCGATGAGGAGCTGTACCAACTTTTGGATGAGGTTGCAGACCAAAAAAATACCACACTGGTATTGGTTAGCGGGCGCGACAGAGAAACTTTTAATCGCTGGTTTGGAAATAGAAAGTATACTTTGATTGCTGAACATGGCGCCTGGCTGCGTGAGGTTGGAAAAGGCTGGATGGAGAGAAAACCGGTACATAACGAATGGAAAGATAATATTATGCCCGTGTTGGAATCTTATGTTGATCGTACACCGGGTAGTTTAATCGAAGAAAAAACCTATTCGTTGGTTTGGCATTACCGCAAAGCCGATATTGAATTGGGCGTATTAAGGGCACTTGATTTGGTACATGATATTTCGAATCTGATTATTAACCAGGATTTAGAAATTTTAGAAGGTAAAAAAGTAATTGAAATAAAGGTTTCGGGTATAAATAAGGGCATGGCGGCCAGCGATTTTATTCATGAAAAACCGGCTCAGTTTATTTTAGCAATGGGCGATGATTGGACCGATGAATTTTTGTTTAAAGAATTACCCGAAAACGCACACACTGTAAAGGTGGGTACCGAAAATTCAGCAGCAAAATATTACCTGAATAATTACAAGGAAGTAAGAGCGTTTTTATCGGAGCTTGTAAAATCATAGTTAAAAATTAAACTGATTTCGTGCTTTCTTATTATTCTCATGCAAATTTAGCTACGTTGCGCTTATGGATAATTTGAACTACGCAATAATTGGAAATTGTAAAAGCGCTGCACTTGTATCTGAAAAAGGCTCGATTGACTGGTGTTGTTTACCCGACTTTAATTCATCGTCGGTTTTTGCAAAAATACTCGATGAAAAAAAAGGGGGCAGCATGGAGTTTTTGGTTGACGACAGCTATAAGATCAGCCAAACCTATATCAGAACCACCAATATTGTTTCAACAGTATTTAAAAACCACGACTCGTGTTTTGAAGTAGTAGATTTTATGCCACGTTACAAAACCAACGAGTTTGGTTATTTTACACCACCCGAAATTATTAGGTATATAAAATATAAATACGGGAAACCGGTATTTAAAATCAGGTACAACCCTAAGGTGGAATATGCACGTTTTAAAACAAGATTCGTGGCCGACGAGGAGTATATAAAATGCTTCACAACAGAAGGCGATTACGACTCGCTATACCTTTATACTGATCTGGATAAACAATCCATTTTAAATGAAGAAGAGATTCAATTAACAGAAAATGCTTTTTTACTGGTATCCTACGATCAAAAATTATTGAATCAAACTCTGGACAGGCAGTACCTTAAACTTCAGAAAACGAAAGTATACTGGCTTGAATGGGCCAACAAACTAACTTCGTTTATAAAATACAATAACCAGATTGTAAGAAGTGCGCTGGTTTTAAAGTTGTTGAGTTATGATAAATCGGGGGCGGTGTTGGCTGCGGCAACCACCTCTTTACCCGAAACCATTGGCGAGGAGCGCAACTGGGATTATCGTTTTTGCTGGATACGCGATGCATCAATGGTTATAAAAGTGATGTCGGGTTTAGGGCATCTGAATACCGTTAAAAGATTTATGCGTTTTATAATCGATATTATTCCCGATAAGGATGAGAAAATTCAGATTATGTACGGCATAAACCGCGAAAAGATACTGGAAGAAGAGACTCTGGAACACCTGTCTGGTTATCAAAATTCTTATCCGGTGCGTATTGGGAATGCGGCCTATCTGCAAAAACAAAACGATATTTATGGAATACTGATGGATGTTATTTACCAACAGTTTACCGAGTTTAAAATATCGCTTGAAGACAGTGAGGCCTTGTGGACTATTGTTCGCAGTATTGTTAAAACGGTTGCCAATAACTGGACAAAACCCGACAAAGGAATTTGGGAAATCAGAACTGAAGAGAAGCATTTTACTTTCTCAAAAGTTTTGTGCTGGGTAGCTATCGACCGAGCTATAAAAATTGCCGATTTTATTCATAAGGAAAAATATAAAGAAGAATGGCAAGCGCTGGCCGACACCATACAACAAGATATATTTGAAAATGCCTGGAATGAAACAGTTGGGGCTTTCACCCAGTTTTATGGCTCTACCGATCTTGATGCATCAACGCTTTTAATGGAACCTTACGGTTTTATTGATGCAAAAGACAAGCGTTATGTAAAAACGGTACAGGCAACAGAAGAGGAGCTTTGTGTTGATGGCCTTATGTACAGGTATAAAAATAAGGATGATTTTGGCTTGCCAAGTTCGTCGTTTACTATTTGTACGTTTTGGCTCATTAATGCCTTAAACGCCATCGGTAAACGCAAAAAAGCCACTGGCTTGTTCGAGCAACTGCTTTCCTATAGTAACCATGTTGGATTGTTTAGCGAAGATATCGATTTTAAAACCAAACGCTTGCTGGGGAATTTTCCGCAGGCATACTCGCATTTGGCATTAATTGAAACGGCTATAAACCTGGCCAAGGGTGAAACAACCGAAGATGAACAGATATTAGACGCGATTCATTAATTCAATTTAAATTACAAAGTCTGTTGTGTTTCGTCATTTGTTTCCAGCTCTGAATCAATAGTGATAAGTGGAGAGGCTTCAACCTGTTCAATATCAAGAATCCTGACCAGGGTATTTAATCCGGCTTCCACTATTTCCAGCTCTTTTTCATTAAGCTGTAATAGCTTTTTCGATAATTCTTCGTGCAAAAGTGCAGGAATAGACTTTAACAGTTTATCGCCTGAGGAGGTTAAAGCAATATTTACTATACGTTTATCGCCCGATTTTGGCAGCCGTGCCAGGTAGCCTTTTTTTTCCAGGCGGTTAATAATACCACTTACAGTGCTGGGATTCAAATTTAAAAACTTTCTTATTTCCCCTTGCGTGGATTGATAGTTGGGCGAATCGTGTACAAAATTTAAACATAACACCTGTGGTATGCTTACTCCGTGTTCCTTCTGAATTTTTTTAGATTCAATATCTACCGAACGAACAATTTTCCTGATTTTTATTAAAATATCTGTGGTCTCCATTACCGCTAAAACATATTTTCTGCTAATATATTAAGAAAATATTTGCTTGGGCATGGCAATGTTACTTAATGGTGGTTGTACAATAAAAATTAGCAGAACTTAGTTATTTTCGTAAGTTGCACATTCGAAAAGAATATGATGACAGGGCAAAACCGGAAAATAATTCATGTTGATATGGATGCATTTTTTGCATCGGTTGAGCAGCTTGATAATTCGGTGTTGCGCGGAAAACCGGTGGCTGTTGGCGGAACAAGCGACCGTGGTGTGGTTGCCGCAGCCAGCTACGAGGCTCGTAAATTCGGAGTTCGATCTGCCATGTCATCGAAAGTGGCAAAACGCAAATGCCCCGACCTTATTTTTGTAAAACACCGTTTCGAGCGCTACAAACAAATCTCCACTCAAATCAGAAGTATTTTTTTTGAATACACCGATTTGGTAGAGCCACTGTCATTAGATGAGGCTTACCTTGATGTAACTTATGCCAAAAAAGGATTACCCTCGGCAACGCTTATTGCAAAAGAAATAAGGACACGAATACTGGAAGAAACAGGGTTAACTGCTTCGGCGGGGGTGTCGTATAATAAGTTTCTGGCAAAAGTGGCTTCCGATGTAAACAAACCCAACGGAATGTTTGTGGTTACTCCTGATGAAGCACAGGCTTTTATTGATCAGCTGGAGATCAAAAAGTTTTTTGGTATTGGAAAAGTTACTGCAAAAAAGCTGAACGAAATGGGGGTGTGGTATGGCCGCGATTTAAAATTGATTGAACGGCTGGAACTTAGCCGTATGTTTGGCAAAGCCGGTAATTATTATTACGATATTTGCCGGGGCATTGATAATCGCGAGGTGCAACCCTCGCGCGAACGAAAATCGATTGGAGCAGAGAATACCTTCAGCCATGATTTATTTCTAACGGATGATTTGGAAAACGAGTTGGTGCAAATTGGCGAAAAAGTGTGGGGCAGGGCTCAGCGGGCAACGGTTAAAGCCAAAACCTTAACCCTAAAATATAAATACGCCGATTTTGAGCAACATACCAGAAG
Above is a genomic segment from uncultured Draconibacterium sp. containing:
- a CDS encoding serine hydrolase domain-containing protein; its protein translation is MYFSIIDKCKFCLLVIFILFGVLVQCTSEKKSIDEQQKKIQRLFEKELAKENIHNAFLAIYSPSAPVNMEFIGGTFTNGEAVSAAHPFYTASIGKTFTATAIALLCEQGALQFSDKISNYLHSEIVAGLHVFMGNDYSETITIAQLLQHTSGLPDYFEGETIDGSPNVLELVFSAPDKMWTPKEVLDFSKSKMQPLFAPGTDYHYTDTEYILLGLIVEQVSKMTLHDFLRAYFFEPLQMRHTYMHLRSAPIEKTARMAEVYASKTDVSTNISLSADWAGGGIVSTPNDLIKFHQALISGRIVSATTLKSMQNWVPESRGMEYGFGLRKITFKNLFPTLPNLTIIGHSGINGSFMFYCPELDTYITGSLNQTDEVKASVVLMVKVLSEIEKLTVAEDKNIPLQSSNSLNKTKTKKPLNQHFILL
- a CDS encoding DUF3575 domain-containing protein, which codes for MKKETRTTKESVSTKPVFLLITAILLLTIATTTKAQSHENKTTTGKEKWISPAKTAVNVCPGGVAFGFYSANVEHLFGENHGLVLRGDLETIPNTYSDANIESSGKAVILNYRYHFGGGLNSWYAGAYTRYRKIKGDGTLESGEFDFKLPECTIGLNVGKRWIWESGFTLNFALGYGYVYDELKVNNPSQEALDAIEVFRDDYAFMNGFLGEFSIGYAF
- a CDS encoding helix-turn-helix domain-containing protein, whose product is MLNEKSIVVLPFVNMSADPENEYFSDGITEEIINALTKVNGLKVIARTSSFAFKGKNTDVREIASQLGVASVLEGSVRRVNKRVRITAQLINALDGIHFWSQNFDREIEDIFALQDEISLLIANQIRDNFGHFNIQESLVKKATKNTQAYELFLKGHFLQLKWDAPSIAEATKYYEAAIQLDPEYARAYYGLVQSYGLLAAWGYMPAEKGFELAIKNFMIASDLDKSLPEYGLSFIGRSFWMEWDFSASYKQMADMLNQHPTYTDGLEAMAELLLSHGYFDEAEAYIQKAMTVDPLSANHLYTLAHINYYQSKFENALQLIDKALVINPKFVLATELRILCLIWLNKEDEFEAAISNTPNPDAKTLYFNIRNKGMKTLPASTLKKWQTVAEDKQQMVPYELFALANTDHQQEALELLGKYVEQKRGQIINFRQDPSFHPLHKFDAFHKLHISNFKLDDEIEVTRETNTSYDTNSTEENKQLEELVQVIETQQPFLNPQLNLRTLAESFNVHPNKLSYLINEKTGMNFNEFINQFRLDHFKKLALDPKNSHLTLLGLAYESGFNSKTVFNAYFKKVENQTPGSWLKTVKQ
- a CDS encoding sodium:solute symporter family protein, which encodes MGWIDLSIFCIYLTAMLGVGVYFLRKNKNTDDYFVGGRKLSSIHIGLSVVATDVGGGFSIGLGGLRFTMGLSGSWLLFTGLLGAWLSAVLLIPKVAGLARRKGFLSFPQFLEFIFDKRVALIAGLISAIGYLGFTSSQILAGAKLAASTFNGLSLNNALLIMGTIAVVYTVLGGLKAVIYTDTIQWIILMIGLIFIGLPFAYYEIGGYNAIVNTLEPDFLSLRAISWQQIVNWMFTIIPIWFIGMTLYQRIYASKNTQTAQRGWFIAGLFEYPLMAFIGVMLGMFARVAMENQLLPGYNATNLDAEMGLPVLLKTVLPVGFLGIVLSAYFSAIMSTADSCLMAASGNLLTDVFRMHNRTNSLRLSQVLTLIIGAIALLLALKMTSVLELMLHSYSFMVSGMIIPVLAALFAKRPNKIAALFSMLTGGSVTLLLILLRVPLPLNLDANIFGINASLIIYLLVASLSKTKQISI
- the ablB gene encoding putative beta-lysine N-acetyltransferase is translated as MQDKIETIGNGSIIQHGQLNQRVYLMKLDKKDCPTIIQEINDLARKNGYTKIFCKIPAYAAPQFLSNGFLPEAQIPAFFGNKESAFFVSKFLSSDRLLNIETDRLSDLSKMLEESKTAPAPDKIEVPNVTVRRLDKKDYERITEIYREVFITYPFPIYNPGFILKSLENGTQYYGAVTEGQLVALASAEVDVQGKNAEMTDFATLPQHRGRKLSVLLLNSIEKEMKKQGIKTLYTIARLNSIGMNKTFLKLNYCYSGTLIKNTHIAGKIESMNVLYKHI